The Aureimonas mangrovi genome includes a region encoding these proteins:
- the gltX gene encoding glutamate--tRNA ligase — MTDRVVTRFAPSPTGFLHIGGARTALFNWLYARHTGGKMLLRIEDTDRERSTEAAVTAIIEGLDWLGLTADGPPVSQFERAARHRAVAEEMVARGNAYYCYASQAELEEMREKAKAEKRPPRYDGRWRDRDPAEAPSGVKPVVRLRAPLDGETIVRDRVQGEVRFPNKDLDDLVLLRSDGTPTYMHAVVVDDHDMGVTHIIRGDDHLTNAARQTLIYKAMGWDVPEMAHIPLIHGADGAKLSKRHGALGVEAYRAMGYLPKGLLNYLARLGWSHGDDEIMSIEQMIGWFDVDDVNKGASRFDFAKLEAVNGHWMRASSDEELVEALMRERDHLPNGEILKRRDDATVRRQLTAAMPGLKERAKTLVELAESSAYLFADRPLPFEERAEAILADGGRVVIAGLLPGLSSLAEWTPEALEAVVREYAEANGLKLGKAAQPLRAALTGRTTSPGVFDVLSVLGREESLARLGDQAG, encoded by the coding sequence ATGACCGACCGCGTCGTCACCCGTTTCGCCCCCTCGCCCACCGGCTTCCTGCATATCGGCGGGGCGCGCACGGCGCTCTTCAACTGGCTCTACGCGCGCCACACCGGCGGCAAGATGCTCCTTCGCATCGAGGATACAGACCGCGAGCGCTCGACCGAAGCGGCGGTGACGGCGATCATCGAGGGCCTCGACTGGCTGGGTCTCACCGCGGACGGACCGCCCGTCTCGCAGTTCGAGCGGGCCGCGCGCCACCGGGCGGTCGCCGAGGAGATGGTGGCGCGCGGCAACGCCTACTATTGCTACGCAAGCCAGGCCGAACTCGAAGAGATGCGCGAGAAGGCGAAAGCCGAGAAGCGCCCCCCTCGCTACGACGGGCGCTGGCGCGATCGCGATCCCGCCGAGGCGCCTTCGGGCGTCAAGCCGGTCGTCCGTCTGAGGGCACCGCTCGACGGCGAGACGATCGTGCGCGACCGCGTGCAGGGCGAAGTGCGCTTCCCGAACAAGGACCTCGACGACCTCGTGCTTCTGCGTTCGGACGGCACGCCCACCTACATGCATGCCGTGGTCGTCGACGATCACGACATGGGGGTCACGCACATCATCCGCGGCGACGACCACCTGACCAATGCGGCCCGCCAGACGCTGATCTACAAGGCGATGGGCTGGGATGTACCCGAGATGGCGCATATCCCGCTGATCCATGGCGCGGACGGAGCCAAGCTCTCCAAGCGGCACGGCGCGCTCGGCGTCGAGGCCTATCGCGCGATGGGCTATCTGCCCAAGGGGCTTTTGAACTACCTCGCCCGTCTGGGCTGGAGCCACGGCGACGACGAGATCATGTCGATCGAACAGATGATCGGCTGGTTCGACGTCGATGATGTGAACAAGGGCGCCTCGCGCTTCGATTTCGCCAAGCTGGAGGCCGTCAACGGTCACTGGATGCGCGCCTCGTCCGACGAGGAGCTCGTCGAAGCACTCATGCGCGAGCGTGATCATCTGCCGAACGGCGAAATTCTGAAGCGTCGCGACGATGCAACCGTGCGCCGGCAGCTTACCGCCGCGATGCCGGGCCTGAAGGAGCGTGCGAAGACACTGGTCGAACTGGCTGAAAGTTCTGCATATCTCTTCGCTGACCGACCGCTTCCTTTCGAGGAGAGGGCCGAGGCGATCCTCGCCGATGGGGGACGGGTCGTCATCGCGGGCCTCCTACCCGGCCTTTCCTCGCTCGCCGAATGGACACCCGAAGCGCTCGAGGCCGTGGTGCGGGAATACGCCGAGGCCAATGGCCTCAAGCTCGGCAAGGCGGCGCAGCCCCTGCGTGCCGCGTTGACCGGACGGACGACTTCGCCAGGTGTCTTCGACGTGCTCTCGGTTCTGGGGCGAGAGGAATCCCTCGCGAGGCTCGGCGATCAGGCCGGGTGA
- the gltA gene encoding citrate synthase — translation MSETAKLALDGKQAEFGLRHGTIGPDVVDIASLYKDTGLFTYDPGFTSTASCESKITYIDGDEGVLLHRGYPIEQLAEKGDFLETCYLLLYGELPTTQEKEDFVYRVTRHTMVHEQMSRFYSGFRRDAHPMAVMVGSVGALSAFYHDSTDISDPHQRMVASIRMIAKMPTLAAMAYKYHIGQPFVYPRNDLSYAENFLHMCFAVPCEPYTANPVLAKAMERIFILHADHEQNASTSTVRLAGSSGANPFACIAAGVACLWGPAHGGANEAALNMLSEIGTADRIPEYIAKAKDKNDPFRLMGFGHRVYKNYDPRAKIMQETCHEVLNELGIKDDPTLEVAMELERIALHDDYFVEKKLYPNVDFYSGITLRALGFPVTMFTVLFAVARTVGWIAQWKEMIEDPQQRIGRPRQLYTGAERRDYIDMGSRG, via the coding sequence ATGAGTGAAACGGCGAAGCTGGCGCTCGATGGCAAACAGGCCGAATTCGGCCTGCGACACGGAACGATCGGGCCGGACGTCGTGGACATCGCCTCGCTCTACAAGGACACCGGGCTCTTCACCTACGATCCCGGTTTCACCTCGACGGCGTCCTGCGAATCCAAGATCACCTACATCGACGGCGACGAAGGCGTCCTCCTCCACCGGGGCTATCCGATCGAGCAGCTCGCCGAGAAGGGCGACTTCCTCGAAACCTGCTACCTCCTTCTCTACGGCGAACTGCCGACGACCCAGGAGAAGGAAGACTTCGTCTACCGCGTGACGCGCCACACGATGGTACATGAGCAGATGAGCCGCTTCTATTCGGGCTTCCGCCGCGACGCGCACCCGATGGCGGTGATGGTCGGCTCGGTGGGCGCGCTCTCGGCCTTCTATCACGACTCGACCGACATCTCGGATCCGCACCAGCGCATGGTCGCCTCGATCCGCATGATCGCGAAGATGCCGACCTTGGCCGCGATGGCCTACAAATACCACATCGGCCAGCCCTTCGTTTATCCGCGCAACGACCTATCCTACGCCGAAAACTTCCTGCACATGTGCTTCGCCGTCCCGTGCGAGCCCTACACGGCGAACCCGGTTCTGGCGAAGGCGATGGAGCGCATCTTCATCCTTCACGCCGATCATGAACAGAACGCCTCGACCTCGACCGTGCGTCTGGCCGGATCGTCGGGCGCCAACCCCTTCGCCTGCATCGCGGCGGGCGTCGCCTGCCTGTGGGGCCCGGCTCACGGCGGCGCGAACGAAGCGGCACTGAACATGCTTTCGGAGATCGGCACCGCCGATCGCATTCCCGAATACATCGCCAAGGCCAAGGACAAGAACGACCCGTTCCGCCTCATGGGCTTCGGGCACCGCGTCTACAAAAACTACGATCCGCGCGCCAAGATCATGCAGGAGACCTGTCACGAGGTCCTCAACGAGCTCGGCATCAAGGACGATCCGACGCTCGAGGTGGCGATGGAGCTGGAGCGCATCGCGCTTCACGACGACTATTTCGTCGAAAAGAAGCTTTATCCGAACGTCGATTTCTATTCCGGCATCACCCTGCGCGCGCTCGGCTTCCCGGTCACGATGTTCACCGTGCTCTTCGCCGTCGCACGCACCGTCGGCTGGATCGCGCAGTGGAAGGAGATGATCGAGGACCCGCAGCAGCGCATCGGTCGTCCGCGCCAGCTCTACACGGGCGCCGAGCGCCGCGACTACATCGACATGGGCTCGCGCGGCTGA
- a CDS encoding lipid-A-disaccharide synthase — protein MKIAFVLGEESADRIAADLARSLRLKVPHVEFVGLGGAHMREEGLESLFDIEELSIIGIGGIVRRLPQLLGRLKQTSEAVLAAEPDAVVTIDSFTFTNRVATRLKAARPELPILNIVPPAVWAYRPSRLVALTKAVDHAICLFPFEPTVLSSLGGPPATYVGHPLMAQPDLGAIVRRIEREGAARPSAPPRLLILPGSRRGEVDRLMDDFGRTFAFLKGRMPELTGVIPAIPRVRDAIECKLQGWEHRPDVVHGEAAKWEAFGSASAALAASGTVALELALAGVPTVIAYRLDPIAYQLRHIITGWTAVLPNMIVDHPLIAEHFHEFVRADLLGRRLERLLTDTPERTAQIEGFAEVRRRMTVDRPPGEASADILLSLIADKKKGR, from the coding sequence ATGAAGATCGCCTTCGTCCTCGGCGAGGAATCGGCCGACCGGATCGCGGCCGACCTCGCGCGCTCGCTGCGTTTGAAGGTGCCGCATGTCGAATTCGTCGGGCTCGGCGGCGCGCATATGCGAGAGGAGGGGCTGGAGAGTCTCTTCGACATCGAGGAACTGTCGATCATCGGCATCGGCGGTATCGTGCGCCGGTTGCCGCAACTTCTCGGCCGCCTCAAGCAGACGAGCGAGGCGGTGCTGGCAGCCGAGCCGGACGCGGTGGTCACCATCGACAGCTTCACCTTCACCAATCGGGTGGCGACGCGCCTGAAGGCCGCGCGGCCCGAACTGCCGATCCTGAACATCGTGCCGCCGGCGGTCTGGGCCTATCGCCCTTCGCGCCTCGTCGCGCTGACCAAGGCGGTGGACCACGCGATCTGCCTGTTTCCGTTCGAGCCCACCGTCCTGAGCTCGCTGGGTGGACCACCCGCGACCTATGTCGGCCATCCCTTGATGGCCCAGCCCGATCTCGGCGCGATCGTGCGGCGGATCGAGCGCGAAGGAGCAGCTCGACCTTCCGCGCCGCCGCGCCTCCTGATCCTGCCCGGATCGCGACGCGGAGAGGTGGACCGGCTGATGGATGATTTCGGGCGAACCTTCGCTTTTCTCAAAGGCCGGATGCCGGAGCTGACGGGTGTCATTCCCGCGATCCCCCGCGTGCGCGATGCCATTGAGTGCAAGCTCCAGGGCTGGGAGCATCGCCCGGATGTCGTGCACGGCGAGGCTGCGAAGTGGGAAGCCTTCGGATCGGCGAGCGCAGCGCTGGCCGCGTCCGGCACCGTCGCGCTCGAGCTCGCGCTGGCGGGCGTCCCGACAGTGATCGCCTACCGCCTCGATCCGATCGCCTATCAGCTGCGCCACATCATCACAGGGTGGACGGCCGTCCTGCCGAACATGATCGTTGACCATCCGCTGATCGCGGAGCATTTCCACGAATTCGTCCGTGCCGATCTTCTCGGGCGTCGCCTCGAACGCCTCCTGACGGATACGCCCGAGCGTACGGCACAGATCGAGGGCTTCGCAGAGGTTCGCCGGCGCATGACAGTGGACCGTCCGCCCGGCGAAGCGAGCGCCGACATCCTGCTTTCGCTGATCGCGGACAAGAAAAAAGGGCGCTGA
- a CDS encoding ComEC/Rec2 family competence protein translates to MGVGDAASTWTGARGQPWDQDRYRLRAWFAVQIAVEAERRTAFFLVPLGLILGIALFYGADMRPGWAVVLVGIPLALAVVLTPRMPSGLRALALLLACGLGGAGLAEWEVGRAQTTIFSGEATVRLEGRVVWREADERGRYRYVLDVLSTERPVLSRPPERVRIVVSSRHEPIPVGGIYEGLVRLRPPPGPAIPGAHDFVFTPFFSGLGAYGFSLGAPEAAARPASLDLAQRIAALRVEVTERIRTAIGGPEGAVAAALVTGARTAIPDEINEWLRITGLAHVLSISGFHMALVAGFAMLSIRAVIAAWPAMALRVPGKKIAAAAAFLVATGYLMIAGENVATLRSYIMLAIMLGAVMLDRPALTLRNVAIAGIIVMALNPHQVVTASFQMSFAATAALVGAYGAITRWWSARRAGDKRPRRDRGLLAGILLAIGGLALTAIIAGAATAIYGAYHFQRAATLGSLIANVAVMPLFSFWIMPLALVSVLVMPFGLDGPLLRLMGYGLTAVFEMARWLAERFPDHATGIISPLALVILTAALLAACFLASRLRWVCVPLAVAGLWLASSKAPPPELLVFEDGKQVALIDSEGRLHHLRERPNRFVADQWERAFPQERFAVLSGDTAAPSARPDPLFQPFACGEDGVCRAVTHSGLSIGWTEDYEKTGLLCDTTDIAIVARAIRLSQCRSGAHLVTLRTLRASGSLAFDGRLPSDGALRIRRAVPDEPHEWNLHRLASWPEYWRNPNAGNVDASDVDAGDRGDVANATTPAVAE, encoded by the coding sequence ATGGGCGTTGGGGACGCCGCCTCGACATGGACCGGCGCCCGCGGACAGCCGTGGGATCAGGATCGCTATCGCCTTCGAGCTTGGTTCGCCGTCCAGATCGCCGTCGAAGCGGAGCGGCGCACCGCCTTCTTCCTCGTTCCGCTCGGCCTGATTCTGGGAATCGCGCTTTTCTACGGTGCCGATATGCGACCGGGTTGGGCCGTCGTACTGGTTGGCATTCCGCTCGCGCTCGCCGTGGTGCTGACACCGCGCATGCCATCCGGCCTTCGCGCCCTGGCCCTGCTTCTCGCTTGCGGCCTCGGAGGCGCCGGCCTTGCTGAATGGGAGGTCGGGCGCGCGCAGACCACGATCTTTTCGGGCGAGGCGACGGTGCGCCTGGAAGGGCGTGTCGTCTGGCGTGAGGCGGACGAACGAGGTCGCTACCGCTACGTCCTCGACGTCCTTTCCACCGAGCGCCCGGTCCTGTCGCGCCCGCCCGAGCGTGTGCGCATCGTGGTCTCCAGCCGACATGAGCCGATACCGGTGGGCGGCATCTATGAGGGGCTCGTGCGCCTGCGCCCGCCGCCGGGGCCGGCGATACCCGGTGCGCACGACTTCGTCTTCACGCCCTTTTTCTCAGGGCTCGGCGCCTACGGTTTCTCGCTCGGCGCGCCGGAGGCTGCGGCCCGGCCCGCCTCGCTCGACCTCGCACAGCGGATCGCAGCGCTGCGCGTCGAGGTGACCGAGCGCATCCGCACGGCGATCGGCGGGCCGGAAGGGGCGGTCGCGGCAGCACTGGTTACGGGGGCGCGCACCGCGATCCCGGACGAAATCAACGAATGGCTCCGCATCACGGGGCTTGCGCATGTCCTGTCTATCTCCGGCTTCCACATGGCGCTGGTGGCGGGTTTCGCGATGCTGTCCATCAGGGCGGTTATCGCAGCCTGGCCGGCTATGGCGCTTCGCGTGCCCGGCAAGAAAATCGCAGCGGCCGCCGCCTTCCTCGTCGCGACGGGGTATCTCATGATCGCGGGCGAGAACGTCGCGACGCTGCGCTCCTACATCATGCTCGCCATCATGCTGGGCGCCGTGATGCTCGACAGGCCGGCGCTGACGCTCCGAAACGTCGCCATCGCCGGCATCATCGTCATGGCGCTCAACCCGCACCAGGTGGTCACGGCGAGCTTCCAGATGTCCTTCGCGGCGACGGCCGCGCTCGTCGGCGCGTATGGCGCCATCACACGCTGGTGGAGCGCGCGCCGGGCTGGTGACAAACGCCCGCGCCGCGATCGCGGGCTTCTTGCCGGCATCCTCCTCGCCATCGGCGGGTTGGCCCTGACGGCCATCATCGCTGGCGCGGCGACGGCCATTTACGGCGCCTACCACTTTCAGCGGGCGGCAACCCTCGGCAGCCTGATCGCCAACGTGGCTGTGATGCCGCTCTTCTCGTTCTGGATCATGCCGCTTGCGCTCGTTTCGGTGTTGGTCATGCCCTTCGGGCTTGACGGACCGCTACTCAGGCTCATGGGATACGGCCTGACGGCCGTGTTCGAGATGGCGCGGTGGCTGGCCGAACGCTTTCCGGACCATGCAACCGGGATCATCTCGCCGCTCGCGCTGGTCATCCTTACAGCTGCGCTGCTGGCAGCCTGCTTTCTCGCGAGCCGTCTGAGATGGGTCTGCGTGCCGCTCGCGGTTGCTGGACTCTGGCTGGCGAGCAGCAAAGCGCCGCCGCCGGAACTCCTTGTCTTCGAGGATGGAAAGCAGGTCGCTCTGATCGATTCGGAAGGGCGGTTGCACCATTTGCGCGAGCGCCCGAACCGCTTCGTTGCCGACCAGTGGGAAAGGGCGTTCCCGCAAGAGCGGTTCGCGGTATTGTCGGGCGACACCGCTGCGCCGAGCGCCCGACCCGATCCTCTCTTCCAGCCCTTCGCATGTGGAGAGGACGGCGTGTGCCGGGCCGTCACACACTCAGGCCTCTCGATCGGCTGGACGGAAGACTACGAGAAGACCGGGCTTCTCTGTGACACGACAGACATCGCCATCGTCGCGCGCGCGATCAGGCTCTCACAATGCCGATCCGGCGCGCATCTGGTGACGCTGCGGACTCTGCGCGCCAGCGGCTCGCTTGCCTTCGATGGCCGCCTGCCGAGCGATGGCGCACTTCGGATTCGTCGCGCGGTTCCGGACGAGCCGCACGAGTGGAACCTCCACCGTCTTGCATCATGGCCGGAATACTGGCGCAACCCGAATGCCGGCAATGTCGACGCCAGCGATGTCGATGCTGGTGATAGGGGCGATGTCGCCAACGCGACCACGCCAGCCGTGGCCGAATAG